The Megalobrama amblycephala isolate DHTTF-2021 linkage group LG13, ASM1881202v1, whole genome shotgun sequence genome contains a region encoding:
- the steap4 gene encoding metalloreductase STEAP4: protein MNSDSVAMTELHGKMQEKETVCIFGTGDFGRSLGLRLLQSGYNVVYGSRDPKNSLLLPKGSKVKAHAAAACEAHVIFVAVQREHYGFLKSLASTLEGKVLIDVSNNLRRGLYPESNAEYLSSLVPGATVVKAFNTISAWALQSGGLDANRQVLICGDRADAKQQVVDIAQSLGFTVLDRGSLRAAAELEDLPLQLFPLWRLPFCIALCLTAFIFFYALTRDVIYERVTNGKDNAFRIMISLANRVFPIVSLVMLALCYLPGALAGFLQLYNGTKYRRFPNWLDRWMLCRKQLGLLALAFGFLHVLYTLVIPIRYYVRYKINVYTISLIKDNKTYEFDNTAAWRHDSYYSMGILGFGLFVLLGITSLPSVSNSLNWREFSFVQSKLGYMTLLLCTGHTFVYGWDKFLRTSSYRWWMPPSYMLSLVVPCVVLILKLILIMPCVDRKVTRIRQGWERQSKTSSNCNDTKTNQPLMA from the exons atgaATTCAGACTCGGTCGCAATGACAGAACTGCATGGAAAGATGCAGGAAAAGGAGACTGTGTGCATCTTTGGAACAGGTGATTTTGGACGCTCGTTGGGGCTCCGTTTGCTCCAGTCAGGGTACAACGTTGTATATGGATCCCGGGACCCTAAAAACTCTCTGCTGCTGCCTAAGGGGTCAAAGGTCAAGGCTCATGCAGCAGCAGCTTGTGAAGCACATGTGATTTTTGTGGCTGTGCAGAGGGAGCACTATGGATTTTTGAAGTCTCTGGCTTCAACTCTTGAGGGAAAGGTGCTGATAGACGTCAGCAATAATCTAAGGAGAGGTCTGTACCCAGAATCTAATGCCGAATACCTGAGCAGCCTGGTTCCAGGGGCGACTGTAGTCAAAGCCTTCAACACCATCTCTGCCTGGGCACTGCAGTCTGGGGGACTCGATGCCAACAGACAG GTACTTATCTGTGGTGACCGGGCTGATGCTAAACAGCAAGTGGTGGACATTGCTCAAAGTCTTGGTTTCACAGTCCTGGACAGAGGCTCCCTCAGAGCAGCTGCTGAGTTAGAAGATCTGCCATTGCAACTCTTCCCTCTCTGGAGACTGCCTTTCTGCATCGCCCTTTGTTTAACAGCTTTCATATTCTTCTACGCGCTCACAAGAGATGTTATCTATGAGCGTGTTACCAATGGTAAAGACAACGCTTTTCGCATTATGATCTCGCTGGCCAACAGGGTCTTTCCCATCGTCTCCCTGGTGATGCTGGCCCTCTGTTATCTGCCGGGTGCATTGGCTGGATTCCTGCAGCTTTATAACGGCACTAAGTACCGTCGCTTTCCTAATTGGTTGGATCGCTGGATGCTGTGCAGGAAGCAACTGGGCCTGTTAGCGCTGGCCTTCGGTTTTCTTCATGTTCTCTACACTTTAGTTATTCCCATCAGATACTATGTGCGTTACAAGATAAATGTCTACACTATATCATTG ATAAAAGATAACAAAACCTATGAGTTTGACAACACAGCAGCCTGGCGTCATGACTCTTACTATTCCATGGGAATTCTTGGATTTGGGCTGTTTGTCCTATTAGGAATTACATCCCTTCCTTCTGTCAGCAACTCCTTAAACTGGAGGGAGTTCAGTTTTGTACAG TCTAAACTGGGCTACATGACCCTGCTGCTCTGCACCGGTCACACATTTGTGTATGGCTGGGATAAATTTCTGAGAACTTCATCATATAGGTGGTGGATGCCTCCATCATACATGTTGTCTCTGGTGGTCCCCTGTGTGGTTCTGATCCTGAAGTTAATCCTGATCATGCCATGCGTGGACCGCAAGGTCACCCGTATCCGTCAAGGTTGGGAGAGACAAAGCAAGACTTCATCAAACTGCAACGACACAAAGACAAACCAACCACTCATGGCGTAG